In Argopecten irradians isolate NY chromosome 11, Ai_NY, whole genome shotgun sequence, one DNA window encodes the following:
- the LOC138335056 gene encoding zinc finger protein 782-like, which translates to MMGVDKAYKAKMKICKDAPKKYSLRKRQSVSYNEAVLSCEDAALDDETLEDYSLNYLYSSKPTVFKSHSGVATAASTRHVGETTWKYCNQTGPHEERQTRSSFQKFKNMLNPTDDFSKSVTYNISQTISCKEVTITNQYSTMSIDTCAGVDVKGRQTNISDDSLDSLSLDSQSSTTSKSDSISEILTEIEDNQKQQRRTSLTHLKSGQVYRLITICEICGTGFCRKGDLNAHLVMVHHKQVQNYEDLSHSKNDHVSDIKPSLPIATFEDYVTISTNKQKCETTDPLSHVMPELQPELPLYYIPAFTPIGAKQKCEAPQNSVGSTRRQNCSLKYQDMPELECEASNSHLMENYDQDDTSSSHGSSLIHSKYEVSNNSKEVECETESFDKQRFNLPLSKCEPPNHVKEVDHSGTSQTCNVTRTYTVLTESNVQRWNVYNYNKTLTSDHDKTEILSNGSFRKFSCTENMNELDTNVNINVPNTPLVDCSSSESKTEQDTDTRNNNVVHTPGQQGTSFRLDDKENQMTKSVSGIISNTTFTVDSRSSYSSSCKSSSFIVSNCSSSVSQFDNIIQPCRRSIKLTQRLQKCELCGKGFSRLIDLNLHSLTHDSKNQRALCLPQQDENDGQISTCHLKTKTRRGRPKKNLSQTLSAESFHIQNKGVPLNLRGRQGQQNETKDSTHRAKKPRTPRGRPRKAVFSWAVSQTNPSNDKYYCAMCKRSCPTASCLQAHMRVHTGEKPFKCKYCDRSFSQKGNLKVHEWIHTKERPYQCTLCNSSFNQLNLLRYHKTKKH; encoded by the coding sequence ATGATGGGAGTTGATAAGGCTTACAAGGCAAAGATGAAGATTTGCAAGGACGCACCAAAAAAATACAGCTTGCGCAAACGACAAAGTGTTAGTTATAACGAGGCAGTCCTCTCTTGTGAGGATGCAGCTTTGGACGATGAGACATTGGAGGATTACAGCCTAAACTACTTATACAGTAGCAAGCCAACTGTGTTTAAAAGCCATTCAGGGGTAGCAACTGCAGCAAGTACTCGCCATGTAGGGGAGACAACTTGGAAATACTGCAATCAAACGGGCCCTCATGAAGAAAGACAAACCAGATCATCATTCcagaaatttaaaaacatgctGAATCCCACTGATGATTTTTCAAAGTCTGTAACCTATAACATTTCCCAAACTATTTCATGTAAGGAGGTGACAATCACAAATCAATACAGCACGATGTCCATTGATACATGCGCTGGTGTAGACGTGAAAGGCAGACAAACAAATATCTCCGATGACTCACTTGATAGTTTATCTTTGGATTCCCAGTCGTCCACAACATCAAAATCTGATTCAATATCAGAGATTTTGACTGAAATCGAGGATAATCAAAAACAGCAGAGGAGGACCTCTTTAACACATCTGAAGTCTGGGCAAGTATATAGACTTATAACTATTTGTGAAATTTGTGGCACCGGATTTTGTCGTAAGGGGGACTTGAACGCACATTTGGTTATGGTTCACCATAAACAAGTTCAAAATTACGAAGATTTGTCGCATTCAAAGAATGACCATGTTTCGGATATTAAGCCAAGCTTGCCCATAGCAACATTTGAAGACTATGTGACTATTTCAACTAATAAGCAGAAATGTGAAACCACAGATCCTCTTTCCCATGTCATGCCAGAGTTGCAGCCTGAATTACCTTTGTACTATATCCCTGCCTTCACACCAATTGGTGCAAAACAGAAATGTGAAGCACCTCAGAATAGTGTGGGAAGTACAAGAAGGCAAAATTGCTCTCTGAAATATCAAGATATGCCAGAATTAGAATGTGAAGCTTCCAATAGTCATTTGATGGAGAACTATGATCAAGATGATACAAGTAGTAGTCATGGATCAAGTCTGATACACTCAAAATATGAAGTCTCCAATAATTCAAAAGAGGTGGAATGTGAAACTGAAAGTTTTGATAAACAGAGGTTTAACCTACCATTGTCAAAATGTGAACCACCTAACCATGTCAaggaggttgaccacagtggaACTTCACAGACATGCAATGTAACGCGGACCTACACTGTTCTGACAGAATCCAACGTTCAGAGATGGAATGTTTATAACTACAACAAAACATTGACCAGCGATCATGACAAAACAGAAATTCTGTCAAACGGTTCATTCAGAAAGTTTTCCTGTACTGAGAATATGAATGAATTGGACACTAATGTTAATATTAATGTACCTAATACACCTTTAGTCGATTGTTCTAGCAGTGAAAGTAAGACCGAGCAGGATACAGACACCAGAAACAACAACGTCGTTCATACCCCAGGCCAACAGGGGACTAGTTTCAGACTGGATGACAAAGAAAATCAGATGACCAAATCTGTGTCGGGGATCATCAGTAATACAACATTTACTGTGGACAGCAGGTCAAGTTATAGCTCTTCGTGTAAAAGTTCATCCTTCATTGTGTCAAATTGCAGCTCTTCAGTGAGTCAATTTGACAACATCATCCAGCCATGCAGAAGAAGTATTAAACTTACACAACGTTTACAAAAGTGTGAGTTATGTGGTAAAGGATTTAGTCGATTGATTGATCTGAATTTACACAGCCTGACCCATGACTCAAAGAACCAAAGAGCATTGTGTCTTCCACAGCAAGATGAAAACGATGGTCAAATTTCAACATGTCACCTGAAAACAAAAACCAGAAGGGGAAGACCAAAGAAAAATCTTTCTCAAACTCTATCGGCTGAAAGCTTTCACATCCAAAATAAAGGGGTACCATTAAATTTAAGAGGGAGGCAAGGACAACAGAATGAAACCAAGGACTCAACACATAGAGCCAAAAAGCCAAGAACTCCAAGGGGAAGACCAAGAAAAGCAGTTTTTTCTTGGGCCGTTTCTCAGACCAATCCTTCCAATGACAAATATTACTGTGCCATGTGTAAACGATCGTGCCCCACTGCGAGTTGTCTGCAGGCACATATGAGAGTACATACAGGCGAGAAGCCATTCAAATGTAAATACTGTGATAGATCCTTCAGCCAAAAGGGAAATCTCAAAGTACACGAATGGATTCACACCAAAGAAAGGCCCTACCAGTGTACCCTTTGTAATAGCAGCTTTAACCAGCTCAATCTCCTTCGATaccacaaaacaaaaaaacattga